The Gordonia iterans DNA window GCGCCTGCGGTGGGCGCCGTTGCTGATCATCGAGGGTGTGACGGCGGCGCGGCGCTCGATCGCCGCACGGCTGGAGCGGGCGCTCTGGATCGAAGGTCCGTTGCCCGAGGAGCGCCTGGCCCGCACGGTCGCCCGGGACGGCGCGGAGCAGCTCGAGCATTTAGCCGCCTGGCAGCGCTTCGAAGACGGCTGGTTCGCCGTCGACCGGACACGAGCGCGCTGCGATGTGGTGTCCTGCGACGGGTGAGCGGGCCGGGGTTCGACTCCTTCGTCGCTCAACCGTCGATGTGGCGGGGTGGCGGGTTTGGTTTCGACTCCTTCGTCGTCAACCGTCGAGGGATGTCGCTCGACCGTCGGCGGGAGTCAGCGCGCGGCGTGCAGCCGCTCGCTGCGGAGCCGGGTGATCTCGGGCAGGTCCAGGGGAGCGAGGTCGGCGCCGGTGGCCTGGGTCAACAGGTAGTCCGCCAGCTCGGGGTTGCGGGCCAGGAGCGGGCCGTGCATGTAGGTGCCGATCACGCTGCCCTGCACCACGCCCTCGACCCGGGTCGCCGCCCCGGCCGGAGTCGAAGCGGCCGCACCGTTGCCGGTGCCGTGCCGGACCGTGCCCAGCGGACGCGCATCGGGACCCAGCGTGGTTGCGCCGCGGTGGTTCTCGAAGCCGGACAAAGTCTGCGTCAGACCGTCGAGCAGTGGTTCGGTGGCGAGTTCGCCGATCGCCCGGGACTCCATGGGCGAGGTGGTGCAGTCGAACATGCCGATGCCGTCGACCTTCTCACCGGCGGCTGTCTGATACCAGTGGCCGAGCACCTGGATGGCGGCGCAGATGGCCAGCACTGGGCGGCCGGCTTCGGCGGCGCGCTGCATGCCGGGATGACGGGCCAGGTGCCGCGTGGCGAGGCGCTGCGCGAAGTCTTCGGCGCCGCCGAGGGTGTAGACGTCCAGCGAGTCGGGGACGTCGTCGTCGAGCGTGATGGAGACGATCTCGGCGTCGATGCCGCGCATCCGGGCACGCTGCCGAAGCACAAGAGCGTTGCCGCCGTCGCCGTAGGTGCCCATCACGTCGGGCAGTACGAGGCCGATCCGCAGGGTGGATTCGCTCATCGGGTGTCTCCGTCCGGGGCATCTGCGCGGGTGGTTTCGACTCCGCTCGACTGGCGAGGAGGGCTCGACCGGGGATCCTCGACGGGGGTGGCGCCAAGGCGTTCCAGGGCGGTGCCGAGGTCGCGGAACGCGGTGTAGTTCGCGAGCACTTCCACGCGGCCCGGCGGGCACGACGCGATCGCCGCGACCGGATCGGGGATCGTGGTGTGCTCGGCGCCCGCGTACAGCAGGCGCACGCCCAGGTCGGACGCGCGTTCGCCGGCGGCGATCACCTTCATGGTCTCGAACGCCTCGAAGCGCACGTCCCACAGCCACGAGAGGTCCTCGCCGTCGGGCACCTGACCGTTGACGGCGATCACCAGGCTGTCGGCGTCCTGGTCGATCATCGCCAGCGCCTCCTGCCAGCCCGCCGGGTTCTTGGCGAGCAGCGTGCGGATCCGGTGCGGACCCAGCTGGACCGATCCGTAGCGGCCGGCCACCTCGCCGACAGTGCCGACTGCGGCGGCCGCCGTCGCCGGATCCACTCCCATCGCAACCGCTGCCGCGATCGCCTGGGTCGCGTTCCCGCGATTGGCCCGGCCGGGTACGGCGAGCGTCATCGGCGCCTGGAAACCGTCGGGGCCGTACACCTTCTCGTCGTCGAACCACCACTGCGGCTGCGGCCGCCGGAAGCCCGGGTCACCGGAGGAGTACCAGTCCTCGCCCCGCCGCACGATCGATTCGCCGGTCCGGGGGCAGCTGACCGAGTCGCCGACCCAGCCGGCGCCCGCGGCCACCCAGACCACGTCGGGGGCGTCGAAAGCCGCGGACGTGACCAGCACGTCGTCGCAGTTGGCGACCAGCGTGGTGTCCGGGTGCCGGGCGATGCCCTCGCGGAGCCGCCGTTCGATGTGATTGATCTCGCCGACCCGGTCGAGCTGATCCCGCGACAGGTTCAGCAGCACCAGAACCTCCGGGTCGGTGGCGTCGCTGACATGCGGGACATGCAGTTCGTCGACCTCCAGCGCGGCGACCGGCGCTCCGCGGGTCAACGACAGCGTGGCGATGATCCCGGCATCCATGTTGGCGCCGTCGGCCTGCGTGGCCACGTCGCCCAGCGGTGCGAGCGCCGCGGCGGTCATCCGGGTGGTGGTCGACTTTCCGTTGGTTCCGGTGATCAGCACGGTCCGCCGGCAGTCGGCCAAGCGCGACATGATCTGCGGGTCGATCTTCTCGGCGACCAGGCCGCCGATCATCGAGCCTTTGCCCCGGCCGGCGGCGCGGGAAGCCCAGCGTGCGGACGCGGCTGCGGCCAGAGCCGCCCGGGTGCGAAGTGGCAGACGCATGGGACAAAGTCTGTCACAGGCGGGCGGGCCCGCTGCTTCACCGCTCGACGTTGTGTAGCGTCGGCCACTGTGAGCCGTGCAACATACATCCGACTGTCCGCATTCGACCGCGCTCAGCGTCGCCTGCTCAAGGCGATGAGCCTGATCCCCGCCTCGGTGCTCGGCGCGGGTGCGCGACTCACTCGGGTCAACTCCGACGGAGAGCACCTCGCTCCGGAGATGGCGGGCGTCGCCCTCGCGACCTCGAAGGTTCCCGGTATGTCGCTCACCAGCACCGACCCCGTGGTCGATCGCAAGCGCCTGGAGGCCACCTCGGGGGCCATGGCCGAGGACTTCCCGCCCTTCGCGGTGGAAGAGGACCTGACGTTCGACGGACCCGGCGGTCCGATCGGCGTGACCCGGTACCGCGTGCAAGAAGGCGCCCCGAGGGGTCTGATCCTGTTCTTCCACGGCGGCGGCTTCGTGGTGGGCAGCCGCGCCAGCCACGATTCGGCGGTGCGCGCACTGGCACTGGCGTCGGGTGCGGACGTGCTGTCCGTCGACTACCGCCTGGCCCCTGAGCACCAGTTCCCGGCCGCGGTCGACGACGTGCTCGCGGCGTGGCGCTTCGCCGTCGAGCAGGCGCCCGGCTGGGGACTGGATCCGGCCCAGATCGTGGTCGCCGGAGACTCGGCCGGAGGGAATCTGGCGGCGGCGGTGGCGCTGGAGACCCGTGGCGAGCCGGTGGTGCCGAAGCTGCAACTGCTGATCTACCCGGTCACCGACATGACGGGCAGCACGCCGTCGCGGGCCGAGTTCGCCGAGGGGTACTTCCTCACCGCCGCTGACATGGACTACTTCACCACGCATTACCTGAGCTCGCCCGAAGAGGCTGTGGACCCTCGGTGCTCGCCGCTCCTCGCCGACGATCTGAGTGGCCTGCCTCCAGCCTATGTCGTCGTCGCCGGGTTCGACCCGCTGCGCGACGAGGGCATCGCCTACGCCGAGGCGATGCGTTCGGCGGGTGTCCCGGTGACGCTCGAGCGTGCCGGCTCGATGATCCACGGTTTCCTCAACATGGGGCTGATCTCGCCGGGCGCCCGCGAGTACATCGCGCGGATGGGCGCCGCGGTGATCGATGCGCTCGACTGAGTGCGCCGAAGGCACGCGTCGAGAGGCACGACGATGACCTCGCCACGGCCGGGAGATCAGGCGGCGCTGCGGCGCGCCAACCACACCCGTGTCCTGGCGGTGATCGCCGCCGCCGGCGAGGTGCATCAGGCCGAGATCGCGCGGCACACGGGGCTGTCCCGGGCGACGGTTTCGACCCTGGTCGCCGAGTTGGAAGCCGGCGGACAGGTGGAGACCACACGCAGCGGCCGCCGCCGGCTGGTGCGGCTGACGCTGCGTCCGGGCTTCGTGCTGGCCGTCGATCACGGTCATCGGCACGTGTCCGTGGCGATCGCCGATCTGGAACGCGAGATCCTGGCGCACTCGCAGACCGACCTGGCCGACCACTCGGCGGCCGACGTCGTGTTGCCGCAGGTGCGAACTCTGCTCGACGATCTCCTGGAGCTGACCGGCGTCGGCCGCAACGAGATCCTGGCGGCGACCATCGGCTTGCCCGCCCCCATCGATCGGGACCGTCGTACCGTCGCCTCGCCGAGCATTCTGCCCGGCTGGGCCGACCGGGACATCGCCGAACTCGCGGCGCAGACGCTGGACCTCCCGGTCCAGTGGGTGATCGACAACGACGCGAACCTCGGCGCCCGCGCCGAGTACCGCGCGCTCGCGGCGCCGGACTCCGCGGTCGATTCGCTGATCTACATCAAGTTCGGTGCCGGGCTCGGCGCCGGGGTGGTGCTCGACGGCCGGTTGATGAGCGGTGTCAGCGGCACGGCCGGGGAGATCGGGCACTTGGTGTTCGACGACGAGGGGCCGCTCTGCCGGTGCGGGAACCGCGGTTGCCTGGAGACCCTGGTCGCCGCGCCGGCGGTGACGCGGCAACTGCTGGAGACCCACGGAACGATCAGCATCGCCGAGATCGTGGCCCGTGCCGACCGGGGAGATCCCGGTTGCCGCAGGGCACTCGCCGATGCCGGCCGGATGATGGGTCGGGCGGTCGCGGTGCTTGCGAATCTGGTCAATCCGGGTCTGGTGGTGGTCGGTGGGGAGATGGAGCAGGCTGCGGACTATGTGCTGCCGGCCATCCGAGAGACGCTGAACCGAGAGTGCGTGCCGGTCGCCGTGGACGCGGTGCGGGTCGAGCGGGCCCGGCACGGACGGCTCACCCACCTCGTCGGTGCGGTCGCGGCCGCGGTCGACGAGGTCTCTCCGGTGTCGACGTTTAGGCCCTGACGCACGCATGACCGTTCGGGTTCCGAACATGCCGACCCGGGAGCACGGGCATTCCACCTTTTTGCCGTCGACTCTCGATCGGTCGGACTTAGGGTGATCTAAGCCACTAACACACGTCGAGAGGGCGATCATGAGCGAGGGCGGTCCGGCTCCGGAAGTGGAGTCGATCTTCGAGGGAGACGACGGCGGCTCGGCCCGCGGCGTGATCAGGATCGCCTCGGTGGCGGCTCTGGGCGGGCTGCTGTTCGGCTACGAGACGGCCGTGATCAACGGTGCGGTCGAGGCGATCCGGTCGGACTTCAACGTGGGTGCGGGCCCGCTTGGCCTGGCCGTTTCCGCCGCCCTCATCGGTGCGGCGGCAGGCGCCCTGACGGCCGGCCGGATCGCCGACCGGATCGGGCGCCTGATGGTGATGAAGATCGCCGCAGTGCTGTTCCTCCTCAGCGCGATCGGTTGTGCGGCCGCTCCGGAGTCCTGGGGGATGGGCGGCCTGATCTTCTTCGTGATCTTCCGCATCGTCGGCGGTGTCGGCGTCGGTGTGGCCTCGGTGATCGCGCCGGCGTACATCGCCGAGGTCTCGCCGGCCCGGCTCCGCGGCAGGCTGGGGTCGCTGCAGCAGCTCGCCATCGTGCTCGGCATCTTCCTCTCCTTCCTGGTCAACTACGCCCTGCAGTCGGCGGCGGGCGGGTCGAACGAGGAGCTGTGGCTCGGCTGGGACGCTTGGCGCTGGATGTTCCTGATGATGGCGTTCCCGGCGCTGCTGTACGGCGGGCTGGCCTACACCATTCCGGAGTCGCCACGCTTCCTGATCTCGCAGCAGCGACTGCCCGAGGCCCGCGCGGTCCTGGAGAGACTGCTCGGCGAGCGGAACCTGGAGATCACCATCAACCGGATCCGGACCAGCATGGGCAAGGAGAAGAAGCCCTCGTGGAAGGACCTCAAGAGCCCGGCCGGGAAGGTGTACCCGATCGTGTGGATCGGTCTGTTCCTCTCGATCTTCCAGCAGGCCGTCGGCATCAACGTGATCTTCTACTACTCGAACGTGCTCTGGCGGGCGGCCGGCTTCAGTGAGAACGACGCGTTCATGACCTCCACCATCACCTCGGTGATCAACATTCTCACCACGATCGTGGCGATCATGCTGGTCGACCGGGTCGGCCGCAAGCCGCTGCTCCTGGTCGGTTCGGCCGGCATGGCGGTGACCCTGTCGCTGGTGGCGATCTGCTTCAGTCAGCTCACCGACAAGCTGGAGAACGGCGCGCCGGTGATGAAGGACGGCGAGGTGGTCCAGACTCTGCCCGGCGCCTGGGGCATCATCGCGCTGATCGGCGCCAACGGCTTCGTCGTCTTCTTCGGCATGAGCTGGGGCCCGGTGGTCTGGGTGCTGCTCGGCGAGATGTTCCCGAACCGGTTCCGCGCCGCTGCACTGTCGGTGGCCGCGGCCGGTCAGTGGGTCACCAACTGGGTCATCACCACCACGTTCCCGGCGATCAAGGACTTCAGTCTCGTCTTCGGCTACTTCATGTACGCCGGGTTCGCGGTGCTCTCGTTCCTGTTCGTGCTGAAATTCGTCCCGGAGACCAAGGGCAAGACCCTGGAGGAGATGGACGTCATGGCCGGGGTCGAGCCCGATCCGGTGGACCGGGAGGCGACGCGGTGATCGGCGATGGTGGCAGCAGTCGTGGGCATAACGTCTCGGCGACGATCGGGCCGGATCCGCGGGTACGACTTGCTTAACACTCAGCGTTCGCACAGGGTATGTCGGGATACGTAACCGATGGAGAACCTGACGAGAGCATGAATACGACACCGGAGAATGACAGCGACACCGGAGGCGAGGGCGTCGAGACCGGCGGCCACCCGATTCCCGACCTGGAAACGAACATGTCCATGGAGGGTGTGCCCGCGCATCACCACATCGCCGAAGAAGACACCGACGAGGAGATCACCGAGAAGCTGAGACGTCAAGGCGTGCTCATCGGCCCCGGAGCCATCGCACCGCGGGTGTTCTGGCCGGCCCTGGTCCTGGTGGTCGGAGTCGTCATCGTCGCGGTGGGCGCGCCCACCGGTACCGGCGAGGTGTTCGGCGAGATCCAGGGATGGATCGTCGAAGAGCTCGGTTGGTACTACGTGCTGGCCATCGCCTGCTTCGTCTTCTTCACGATCATCGTGGGCGCGTCCAAGCTGGGCGCCGTCACTTTGGGACGAGACGGTGAGAAGCCCGAGTACTCGACCCTGTCGTGGTTCAGCATGCTGTTCGCGGCCGGGATGGGCATCGGTCTGGTGTTCTACGGCGTGGCCGAGCCGCTCAGCTACGCGACAGTTGCTCCGAAGGCCGGCTGGGGCGACGATCAGGCCGAGAACGCGGGCCTGTCGATGGCGCAGACCTTTGTCCATTGGGGCCTGCATCCGTGGGCGATCTACGCGGTGATCGGTCTCGCCCTTGCCTACGCGATTCACCGCCGTGGTCGGCCGGTCTCGATCCGTTGGGCGCTCGAGCCGCTCCTCGGTGACCGGGTCAAGGGATGGGCGGGCGACGTGATCGACGTCCTCGCCGTCCTCGGCACAGTGTTCGGTGTCGCGACGTCCCTGGGCCTCGGCGTTCAGCAGATCGCGGCCGGGCTCGCTTCGATCGGACTGGTCGGCGATCCGGCTTCGAATGCACTGTTGATCACGTTGATCACTGTGATCACCTTCCTTGCCACCCTGTCGGTGGTCAGCGGTGTCGGCGCCGGCATCAAGTGGCTGTCGAACATCAATCTGACGTTCGCCGGACTCCTCATGGTGTCGGTCCTGGTGTTGGGGCCGACTCTGTTCATCTTCCGGAATCTCGTCGAGTCGCTTGGCTTCTATCTGGGCAACGTGCTGCAGATGACCTTCGACGTCGGCGCCTTCCAAGGCGAGCAAGCGCAGGCGTGGTACCAGAGCTGGACCATCTTCTACTGGGGCTGGTGGATCTCGTGGGCGCCGTTCGTGGGTGTGTTCATCGCGCGGATCTCGCGTGGCCGAACCGTGCGTGAGTTCGTCTCCGGCGTGCTGCTGGTCCCCACTGCTGTCGGCTTCATCTGGTTCGCTGTGATGGGCGGGGCGGGACTGTTCCGTCAGTTGTTCGGCGCGGGCGATCTGGTAGACGACGGCGACACCGGAATCGACGCTCCGGCGACGCTGTTCCGCGTGCTGGAAGGGCTTCCGATCGGGCAGGTTCTGTCCGTGTTCGCGATCATCATCATCGCGCTCTTCTTCATCACCTCGTCGGACTCCGGTTCGCTCGTCGTGGACATGCTGACTTCGGGAGGGCATCCCAACCCGCCGGTGTGGTCTCGGGTGCTCTGGGCGGTGTTGGAGGGTGCGGTGGCGATCTCGCTGCTGCTCGCTGGCGGACTGGGCGCCCTCCAATCGGCGGCATTGGCGACGGCGCTCCCGTTCTCCGTCGTGCTGCTCCTGATGTGTTTCGCCGTCGTGAAGGGGCTGCGGTACGAGTACCGGAAGATGCAACTGGAGCAACGACGCGACCGCCT harbors:
- a CDS encoding type 1 glutamine amidotransferase; the encoded protein is MSESTLRIGLVLPDVMGTYGDGGNALVLRQRARMRGIDAEIVSITLDDDVPDSLDVYTLGGAEDFAQRLATRHLARHPGMQRAAEAGRPVLAICAAIQVLGHWYQTAAGEKVDGIGMFDCTTSPMESRAIGELATEPLLDGLTQTLSGFENHRGATTLGPDARPLGTVRHGTGNGAAASTPAGAATRVEGVVQGSVIGTYMHGPLLARNPELADYLLTQATGADLAPLDLPEITRLRSERLHAAR
- a CDS encoding Mur ligase family protein — its product is MRLPLRTRAALAAAASARWASRAAGRGKGSMIGGLVAEKIDPQIMSRLADCRRTVLITGTNGKSTTTRMTAAALAPLGDVATQADGANMDAGIIATLSLTRGAPVAALEVDELHVPHVSDATDPEVLVLLNLSRDQLDRVGEINHIERRLREGIARHPDTTLVANCDDVLVTSAAFDAPDVVWVAAGAGWVGDSVSCPRTGESIVRRGEDWYSSGDPGFRRPQPQWWFDDEKVYGPDGFQAPMTLAVPGRANRGNATQAIAAAVAMGVDPATAAAAVGTVGEVAGRYGSVQLGPHRIRTLLAKNPAGWQEALAMIDQDADSLVIAVNGQVPDGEDLSWLWDVRFEAFETMKVIAAGERASDLGVRLLYAGAEHTTIPDPVAAIASCPPGRVEVLANYTAFRDLGTALERLGATPVEDPRSSPPRQSSGVETTRADAPDGDTR
- a CDS encoding alpha/beta hydrolase, with the protein product MSRATYIRLSAFDRAQRRLLKAMSLIPASVLGAGARLTRVNSDGEHLAPEMAGVALATSKVPGMSLTSTDPVVDRKRLEATSGAMAEDFPPFAVEEDLTFDGPGGPIGVTRYRVQEGAPRGLILFFHGGGFVVGSRASHDSAVRALALASGADVLSVDYRLAPEHQFPAAVDDVLAAWRFAVEQAPGWGLDPAQIVVAGDSAGGNLAAAVALETRGEPVVPKLQLLIYPVTDMTGSTPSRAEFAEGYFLTAADMDYFTTHYLSSPEEAVDPRCSPLLADDLSGLPPAYVVVAGFDPLRDEGIAYAEAMRSAGVPVTLERAGSMIHGFLNMGLISPGAREYIARMGAAVIDALD
- a CDS encoding ROK family transcriptional regulator is translated as MTSPRPGDQAALRRANHTRVLAVIAAAGEVHQAEIARHTGLSRATVSTLVAELEAGGQVETTRSGRRRLVRLTLRPGFVLAVDHGHRHVSVAIADLEREILAHSQTDLADHSAADVVLPQVRTLLDDLLELTGVGRNEILAATIGLPAPIDRDRRTVASPSILPGWADRDIAELAAQTLDLPVQWVIDNDANLGARAEYRALAAPDSAVDSLIYIKFGAGLGAGVVLDGRLMSGVSGTAGEIGHLVFDDEGPLCRCGNRGCLETLVAAPAVTRQLLETHGTISIAEIVARADRGDPGCRRALADAGRMMGRAVAVLANLVNPGLVVVGGEMEQAADYVLPAIRETLNRECVPVAVDAVRVERARHGRLTHLVGAVAAAVDEVSPVSTFRP
- a CDS encoding sugar porter family MFS transporter, which gives rise to MSEGGPAPEVESIFEGDDGGSARGVIRIASVAALGGLLFGYETAVINGAVEAIRSDFNVGAGPLGLAVSAALIGAAAGALTAGRIADRIGRLMVMKIAAVLFLLSAIGCAAAPESWGMGGLIFFVIFRIVGGVGVGVASVIAPAYIAEVSPARLRGRLGSLQQLAIVLGIFLSFLVNYALQSAAGGSNEELWLGWDAWRWMFLMMAFPALLYGGLAYTIPESPRFLISQQRLPEARAVLERLLGERNLEITINRIRTSMGKEKKPSWKDLKSPAGKVYPIVWIGLFLSIFQQAVGINVIFYYSNVLWRAAGFSENDAFMTSTITSVINILTTIVAIMLVDRVGRKPLLLVGSAGMAVTLSLVAICFSQLTDKLENGAPVMKDGEVVQTLPGAWGIIALIGANGFVVFFGMSWGPVVWVLLGEMFPNRFRAAALSVAAAGQWVTNWVITTTFPAIKDFSLVFGYFMYAGFAVLSFLFVLKFVPETKGKTLEEMDVMAGVEPDPVDREATR
- a CDS encoding BCCT family transporter, giving the protein MNTTPENDSDTGGEGVETGGHPIPDLETNMSMEGVPAHHHIAEEDTDEEITEKLRRQGVLIGPGAIAPRVFWPALVLVVGVVIVAVGAPTGTGEVFGEIQGWIVEELGWYYVLAIACFVFFTIIVGASKLGAVTLGRDGEKPEYSTLSWFSMLFAAGMGIGLVFYGVAEPLSYATVAPKAGWGDDQAENAGLSMAQTFVHWGLHPWAIYAVIGLALAYAIHRRGRPVSIRWALEPLLGDRVKGWAGDVIDVLAVLGTVFGVATSLGLGVQQIAAGLASIGLVGDPASNALLITLITVITFLATLSVVSGVGAGIKWLSNINLTFAGLLMVSVLVLGPTLFIFRNLVESLGFYLGNVLQMTFDVGAFQGEQAQAWYQSWTIFYWGWWISWAPFVGVFIARISRGRTVREFVSGVLLVPTAVGFIWFAVMGGAGLFRQLFGAGDLVDDGDTGIDAPATLFRVLEGLPIGQVLSVFAIIIIALFFITSSDSGSLVVDMLTSGGHPNPPVWSRVLWAVLEGAVAISLLLAGGLGALQSAALATALPFSVVLLLMCFAVVKGLRYEYRKMQLEQRRDRLERAADYITGGVMDSLPDDPRVRTYVDTRIDYRLRRTKGGLTSLKRPRDS